A single genomic interval of Oryza sativa Japonica Group chromosome 7, ASM3414082v1 harbors:
- the LOC4342851 gene encoding uncharacterized protein, whose translation MASSVAGSVTRRPPPVLLACRSRPNNRRLIRLLPLLFAVVVLLALLPPCVHGARALNDAKEAKVAEASDQTTTTTHAAAAAVARWSVTVREGGGGGGHGSGHAGAGHGHGSGHGRPEPAEHHTGRRSAAAGSVRPPMAASCAALLVAAVVALLRF comes from the exons ATGGCATCATCAGTTGCAGGCTCAGtgactcgtcgtcctcctcccgtgCTGCTGGCTTGCCGATCGCGACCAAATAATCGTCGCCTCATCAGATTGTTACCGCTCctcttcgccgtcgtcgtcttgctTGCTCTTCTTCCACCATGCGTTCATGGAGCTCGTGCTCTGAATGATGCCAAAGAAGCCAAAG TTGCAGAGGCCAGCGaccagacgacgacgacgacgcacgccgcggcggcggcggtggctcggtgGTCTGTCACCGTgagggaaggaggaggtggtggtggtcacGGCAGCGGCCATGCCGGCgccggccacggccacggcagCGGCCACGGCAGGCCGGAGCCAGCCGAGCACCACACGGGCAGGCGCAGCGCGGCGGCCGGATCCGTGCGCCCTCCCATGGCGGCCTCCTGCGCCGCCCTccttgtcgccgccgtcgtcgctctgCTTCGCTTCTGA
- the LOC4342852 gene encoding uncharacterized protein produces the protein MESAKRSCLAISLILLLLLVPSIHGARHVAAAIKGTGADSEMVVTERTAGGGGGHGRGYTSHRSHNPNNPNDGGSGTPVVDPHNVATRGHHHRGAATRTAAGGDPRLAACMLRLGATFFLLVLG, from the exons ATGGAGAGTGCAAAGAGATCTTGCCTTGCTATCTCCCTCATCCTACTCCTACTCCTTGTTCCAAGTATCCATGGAGCAAGGCATGTTGCTGCAGCTATCAAGGGTACAG gCGCCGACAGCGAGATGGTGGTGACGGagaggacggccggcggcggcggcggacatggACGCGGTTACACAAGCCACCGGTCGCACAACCCCAACAATCCCAACGACGGTGGCTCCGGCACGCCGGTGGTGGACCCGCACAATGTCGCCACCAggggccaccaccaccgcggcgcggcgacgaggacggccgccggcggcgacccccGCCTGGCAGCCTGCATGCTTCGTCTGGGAGCGACCTTCTTCCTGCTGGTTCTTGGCTGA